A part of Thermococcus sp. LS1 genomic DNA contains:
- a CDS encoding glycosyltransferase family 1 protein → MGVAINPMGVSIANYTNNLISELVKITNDDFEIFLIDFFTGKIIEDISPEDNLVPIMKQVNMLSFSKILMRQTIYSGKLQSKIIEKKIDVVHVPFLGRPAPPIPLAFSKVKVVVTNHGMANLALPKSYFYRKNDLARKMFDFTQVLQWHLIKDRLATIITVSHSEKYNIAKNLNISLDKIRVIYHGVSDEFRPISDKRELEETFKKYGVNQPYIFHLSAYQPKKNLVGVLKAFAVAKKKYRIPDRLVIGGKQPTIIKDITKSLNIQDDVIFTGFIANKDLPKLYSGAKFFIFPSFHESFGLPILEAMASGTPVITSNVFSLRELGEGVALLVNPYNLNEIAEAMYTLSVDNVLRRKLRNKGLKKAQEFSWEVTAKKHLKVYQEALAS, encoded by the coding sequence GTGGGGGTAGCAATAAACCCAATGGGTGTGAGCATTGCAAATTATACGAATAATTTAATTTCTGAATTAGTCAAGATAACCAATGATGATTTTGAGATATTTCTTATCGATTTCTTTACGGGAAAGATAATTGAAGATATCTCTCCAGAGGATAATTTAGTGCCGATTATGAAACAGGTCAACATGTTATCTTTTTCTAAGATACTTATGAGGCAAACAATTTATAGTGGAAAACTCCAATCAAAGATTATCGAGAAGAAAATAGACGTTGTCCATGTGCCCTTCCTTGGTAGGCCCGCTCCGCCTATTCCCCTTGCATTCTCCAAAGTTAAGGTTGTTGTTACAAACCATGGTATGGCAAATCTAGCGTTGCCAAAGTCTTACTTTTATAGAAAAAATGATTTAGCTAGGAAAATGTTTGATTTTACTCAGGTATTACAATGGCATCTAATTAAAGATAGACTTGCTACAATTATCACTGTTTCACATAGCGAAAAATATAATATTGCTAAAAATCTTAACATATCTCTTGATAAAATCAGAGTCATCTATCATGGAGTGTCTGATGAATTTAGACCAATAAGCGATAAAAGAGAGCTAGAAGAAACTTTCAAAAAGTATGGGGTTAATCAACCCTATATCTTTCACCTAAGTGCATATCAACCAAAGAAAAATCTCGTGGGAGTTTTGAAGGCATTTGCCGTTGCTAAGAAAAAATATAGAATCCCAGATAGATTAGTAATTGGGGGTAAACAACCTACCATTATTAAAGATATAACAAAATCGCTAAATATTCAAGATGATGTTATTTTTACAGGATTTATTGCAAATAAAGACTTACCAAAATTATATAGCGGGGCAAAATTCTTTATTTTTCCATCATTTCATGAAAGTTTTGGACTTCCAATTTTAGAGGCCATGGCATCTGGGACTCCGGTAATAACGTCTAATGTGTTCTCCCTAAGAGAATTAGGCGAGGGTGTGGCATTATTAGTTAATCCATATAACCTAAACGAAATAGCTGAAGCTATGTATACCCTCTCTGTAGATAATGTACTCCGAAGAAAACTTAGGAATAAAGGCCTTAAGAAAGCACAAGAGTTCTCATGGGAAGTTACTGCTAAAAAGCATTTAAAAGTTTACCAAGAAGCATTGGCATCTTGA
- a CDS encoding glycosyltransferase: MDIGRLLVIAPFYRFYIKHWVEALSKYIEEIVVLVHYNPLVELSKVIPVGGYIDWVRLFTKENLIDTNNTPQNVKIQVVPMYYLIPDGRNKRLGNLVTKKFIDYLKKENTNFDIVHGQFRWPSGYAAINIGEYFNIPKIVTIHGLGFYYVAQRGGFWLKIMKYILSKPDHIIASSNNTAKYIKKICHKTPPITVIPNGFNPTMFYPLPQKHAREALGLPINKKIIVCVGNLAKIKGQHILVNAMKYVIKERQDVLCILVGDGQLKKELKKLIKNLNLQEYVFLAGKVPHQEVPLWMNSADIFVLPSLSEGNPTVMFEALGCGVPFVGTKVGGVPEIITSNEYGLLVDPGNPEDLAEKIMKALDLDWDREKIHEYAQRFTWDRIARETLKVYKEVLKDQQ; this comes from the coding sequence ATGGACATAGGACGCCTTTTGGTTATTGCTCCATTTTATAGATTTTACATAAAACACTGGGTAGAAGCATTATCAAAATACATAGAAGAAATTGTTGTGCTTGTTCATTATAATCCCCTTGTTGAACTATCAAAAGTTATACCTGTGGGGGGATATATTGACTGGGTACGGCTATTTACAAAAGAGAATCTAATTGACACAAATAATACTCCCCAAAATGTCAAAATTCAGGTAGTGCCAATGTATTATTTAATCCCAGATGGTAGGAATAAAAGACTTGGGAATCTTGTAACAAAAAAATTCATTGATTATTTAAAAAAAGAAAACACAAACTTTGATATTGTTCATGGACAATTTAGATGGCCATCTGGATATGCCGCGATAAATATTGGAGAATATTTTAACATTCCCAAAATAGTGACAATACACGGTCTGGGTTTTTATTATGTCGCTCAGAGAGGAGGGTTCTGGCTAAAGATAATGAAATACATCCTTTCCAAACCAGATCATATTATTGCATCTAGCAATAACACAGCGAAATATATTAAGAAAATATGCCATAAAACTCCGCCAATTACTGTAATTCCCAATGGGTTCAATCCCACAATGTTCTATCCTCTTCCCCAGAAACATGCAAGAGAGGCACTAGGACTACCAATCAATAAAAAAATAATAGTATGCGTAGGTAATCTAGCAAAAATAAAAGGGCAACATATTTTAGTAAATGCTATGAAATACGTAATCAAAGAAAGACAGGATGTTCTTTGTATATTGGTAGGGGATGGTCAGTTGAAAAAAGAATTAAAGAAATTAATTAAAAATTTAAACTTACAAGAATATGTCTTTCTTGCTGGCAAAGTTCCCCATCAGGAAGTACCATTATGGATGAATTCAGCGGACATATTTGTACTACCAAGTTTAAGTGAAGGAAATCCAACTGTTATGTTCGAGGCACTAGGTTGTGGGGTGCCATTTGTAGGAACCAAAGTAGGGGGTGTTCCTGAAATAATAACCTCCAATGAATATGGGCTTCTTGTTGATCCAGGAAATCCAGAAGATCTCGCAGAGAAAATTATGAAAGCTCTAGACCTCGATTGGGACAGAGAAAAGATACACGAATATGCACAGAGATTTACATGGGATAGAATAGCAAGAGAGACCCTCAAGGTGTACAAAGAGGTCTTAAAAGACCAACAATAA
- a CDS encoding sulfatase, with protein sequence MTFMESIIDKTIKRNIRLYKMIRKFYDKVKFEKNAPKDKEYFKKRIRKIKPSAEKFLDISSKPDKNIILVTIDCLRNTHLSYNGYQRETTPFLDSLKGYKASLIATSPWTYPAVASLLTGFYPHNHGAILDGYDRKFDLSKLKPLKGNILTLSEILALFGYATYFNSGIDLAMLSVRRRFHEQKLNSLTDAEVILNDLKDWIGKQKDNFFAHIHLKDLHEPITPPQKFYNYFGKVKKLYKIEYWGDFQKPENQKGREFEEFKENKILLYDNTLRYVDYTLEQFYAFLEDQGLTDNTILIITADHGEEFWDHAEVEAKYFYDIRGYAGIGHGHSVFNELIQVPLIMTGPGVPRREEKDRLVSGVDIVPTLLELLDIQHSILFDGTSIFNASKRRMILTENTIHGHEKKALIFRKLKFIYSKDDGVAWIFNLKNDPKEQKPIVDEELSEIFMKNLEKLTSPKLLYWGVQ encoded by the coding sequence ATGACATTCATGGAATCAATAATTGATAAGACAATTAAGAGAAACATAAGACTGTACAAAATGATTCGCAAATTTTATGATAAAGTTAAGTTTGAGAAAAATGCACCAAAGGATAAAGAGTATTTTAAAAAGAGAATCAGAAAAATAAAACCCTCTGCAGAGAAGTTTTTAGACATATCAAGTAAGCCAGACAAAAATATTATTTTAGTAACAATTGATTGCCTTAGAAATACTCATTTATCTTACAATGGCTATCAAAGGGAAACCACACCATTTTTAGATTCGCTTAAAGGATATAAGGCATCGCTAATTGCGACTTCCCCATGGACTTATCCTGCTGTTGCATCTCTCCTTACGGGGTTTTACCCCCACAATCACGGAGCAATTCTAGATGGATATGATAGAAAGTTTGATTTATCCAAGTTAAAGCCATTAAAAGGTAACATCTTAACATTGAGCGAAATCTTGGCACTATTTGGGTATGCAACTTACTTTAATTCTGGAATTGATCTTGCAATGCTTTCTGTGAGAAGAAGGTTTCACGAACAAAAGCTTAATTCTTTAACAGATGCAGAGGTCATTTTAAATGACCTAAAAGACTGGATAGGAAAACAGAAAGACAACTTTTTTGCACACATTCATTTGAAAGACTTACACGAACCAATTACACCACCTCAGAAGTTCTACAATTATTTTGGTAAAGTCAAAAAGCTATATAAAATTGAATACTGGGGAGATTTCCAAAAGCCCGAAAATCAAAAAGGAAGAGAATTTGAAGAGTTCAAGGAAAACAAGATTTTACTGTATGATAACACTTTAAGATATGTAGATTACACATTAGAACAATTCTATGCATTTCTTGAAGATCAAGGATTAACAGATAATACAATCCTAATAATCACAGCAGATCATGGCGAAGAGTTTTGGGATCACGCAGAGGTAGAGGCTAAATATTTCTACGACATACGCGGCTACGCAGGGATAGGACATGGTCATAGTGTGTTCAATGAGCTTATTCAGGTTCCACTAATAATGACAGGTCCGGGTGTTCCTAGAAGGGAAGAAAAGGACAGGCTAGTTAGCGGTGTAGACATTGTGCCAACATTGTTAGAGCTACTCGATATTCAACATAGTATTCTGTTTGATGGAACAAGCATATTCAATGCATCCAAAAGGAGAATGATCCTTACTGAAAACACAATACATGGGCATGAGAAGAAGGCATTGATTTTTAGAAAGCTCAAATTTATTTATTCTAAAGACGATGGCGTTGCTTGGATATTTAATCTTAAAAACGATCCAAAGGAGCAGAAGCCGATTGTAGATGAGGAACTTTCGGAGATATTCATGAAAAACTTAGAGAAACTAACATCTCCTAAATTATTGTACTGGGGTGTTCAATAA
- a CDS encoding DUF1972 domain-containing protein → MRIAFIGSRGIPAKYGGNETFVEEISKRLMEKGFQIYVTSESNRFFEDGYNGIIRVHVPSIQGKSVTIPSVNDVIATTYLLLRHSKDIDVVYYVAPDGALSAIIAKLFKKKVVINPDGIEWKRLIKRSHYIPFYMIPLYLTTMVYMYLMEYLSCKLPEITIADSGGIKDHLERTHKVENVVYIAYGARELLPPKFSKKEEMEILDKFGLKPREYYLTVARIVAENNIHLEIEGFKKANSTKKLVIVGNFNKKDPYTKYLFKLKEDDENIILLNPIYDKEVLGVLRKNCFAYIHAYEVGGTNPSLLEQMLFKRPILAYDVPFNKEVLQEGGIYFKDAEDLANKMEMLERGGFDLRLIKKTQIRRIKRQYNWEKVAKEYERLFKFLIRRRQG, encoded by the coding sequence ATGAGAATCGCATTCATAGGTTCCAGGGGGATTCCCGCCAAATATGGGGGAAATGAGACTTTTGTTGAAGAGATCTCCAAGAGACTAATGGAAAAAGGGTTTCAAATATACGTCACGTCTGAATCGAATAGATTCTTTGAGGATGGGTATAATGGCATAATCAGAGTGCACGTTCCATCAATTCAGGGGAAAAGTGTGACCATACCCTCTGTGAACGATGTGATCGCCACGACATACCTTCTTCTTAGACATTCTAAGGATATCGACGTTGTGTACTACGTAGCTCCAGATGGAGCATTATCAGCAATTATTGCCAAGTTATTCAAGAAAAAAGTCGTTATAAATCCAGATGGAATCGAGTGGAAGCGTTTAATAAAGAGAAGCCACTATATTCCGTTTTACATGATCCCGTTGTATCTCACCACGATGGTTTACATGTATCTAATGGAGTACTTATCCTGTAAATTGCCCGAAATTACCATTGCAGATTCTGGTGGGATAAAGGATCACTTAGAAAGGACGCATAAGGTAGAGAATGTAGTTTACATTGCCTATGGTGCAAGGGAACTTCTTCCGCCAAAGTTCTCAAAAAAAGAGGAAATGGAAATCCTTGATAAATTTGGACTTAAACCTAGAGAATATTACCTGACAGTTGCCCGTATAGTTGCCGAGAACAATATTCACTTAGAAATTGAAGGATTCAAGAAAGCGAACTCTACCAAGAAGCTTGTTATCGTAGGGAACTTCAATAAAAAGGATCCCTATACAAAGTACCTTTTCAAATTGAAGGAGGACGATGAGAACATAATTCTGCTAAATCCAATCTATGATAAAGAAGTCCTCGGAGTTTTGAGGAAAAACTGCTTTGCTTACATTCACGCTTATGAAGTTGGAGGAACAAATCCCTCTCTACTTGAGCAGATGCTGTTTAAGAGACCAATATTGGCTTATGATGTGCCGTTTAACAAAGAAGTTCTGCAAGAGGGAGGAATATACTTTAAAGATGCCGAAGATTTAGCTAACAAAATGGAAATGCTCGAAAGGGGAGGGTTCGACTTAAGGCTTATAAAGAAGACGCAGATTAGAAGAATAAAGAGGCAATATAACTGGGAGAAGGTTGCGAAGGAGTATGAGAGACTGTTTAAATTTTTGATTAGGAGGAGACAGGGATGA
- a CDS encoding glycosyltransferase family 2 protein produces the protein MSPVGIMGHNILIAIPAYNEGLTIGSVVALSKRYGDVLVVDDGSKDKTYDIAISAGAHVIQHPRNMGKAQALKTAFKYATEKGYDIVVCLDADGQHNPEEIPKLLEPILNDEADMVIGSRFLDGAKKNIPFYRRLGLWVLNATTNVSLNGTLKITDSQSGFRAMNRKALGELMKINSNGYSVESDMLVHLAEKGVRIKEVPITVCYDVPNKHKKNPLAHGFGVLADIVSLIGYKRPLLLFGTLSLLSFLAAIVLGYLAFLPYYEEGTVYLTPAIGSGIFAIIGIQLFVAGLTLNVLAKMVRE, from the coding sequence ATGTCACCGGTGGGAATTATGGGGCATAACATCCTGATCGCTATTCCAGCGTACAATGAGGGGCTGACCATTGGGTCTGTGGTAGCCCTTTCTAAGAGGTACGGTGATGTTCTGGTAGTCGATGATGGGAGTAAGGACAAGACTTATGACATCGCCATTTCTGCCGGGGCCCACGTTATACAGCACCCCCGGAACATGGGGAAGGCCCAGGCCCTTAAGACGGCCTTCAAGTATGCTACAGAAAAAGGCTATGATATTGTGGTGTGCCTGGACGCCGACGGGCAGCACAACCCCGAGGAGATACCCAAACTCCTTGAGCCAATTCTTAATGATGAAGCCGACATGGTCATAGGGTCAAGGTTCCTGGACGGGGCCAAGAAGAACATCCCCTTCTACAGGAGGCTCGGCCTGTGGGTCCTGAACGCCACCACGAACGTGAGCCTGAACGGGACGCTGAAGATCACAGACTCCCAGTCGGGCTTCAGGGCGATGAACAGAAAAGCCCTAGGTGAACTGATGAAGATAAACAGCAACGGCTACAGCGTGGAGAGCGATATGCTGGTGCACCTGGCCGAGAAGGGAGTGAGGATTAAAGAGGTGCCGATAACCGTCTGCTATGATGTCCCGAACAAGCACAAGAAGAACCCCCTGGCCCATGGGTTTGGAGTGCTGGCGGACATTGTGAGCCTGATTGGGTACAAGAGACCCCTGTTGCTCTTCGGGACGCTGAGCCTCCTCTCGTTCCTTGCTGCCATCGTTCTCGGATACCTAGCGTTCCTGCCCTACTACGAGGAGGGCACCGTCTACCTTACCCCCGCCATCGGCTCGGGGATCTTCGCGATAATCGGGATCCAGTTGTTCGTTGCCGGGCTGACGCTGAACGTGCTGGCGAAGATGGTGAGGGAGTGA